A genomic region of Chitinimonas arctica contains the following coding sequences:
- a CDS encoding LysE family translocator — MSLNIWLAYLAAVFLISGTPGPNMLLAMTHGIHHGLSRTFSTMLGLLAGLAIILSISLGGLGAVLLASSHAFDAIKYLGAAYLIYLGIKTWRSADSDMRTEGRPDADSAWARFRIGILVALSNPKAILFGVVFFPQFLDRNQPFAAQASILLLSFIVIETGWMCIYASGGAQLAQWLKRGRRMQWFNRAAGGAFVGAGLLLGTFRR; from the coding sequence ATGTCGCTCAATATCTGGCTCGCCTACCTCGCCGCCGTCTTCCTGATCTCCGGCACACCCGGTCCCAACATGTTGCTGGCCATGACCCATGGCATACACCATGGCTTGTCGCGTACCTTCAGCACCATGCTGGGCCTGCTGGCCGGCCTGGCCATCATCCTGTCCATCTCGCTGGGCGGATTGGGCGCCGTCTTGCTGGCTTCCAGCCATGCCTTCGACGCCATCAAATACCTGGGCGCCGCCTACCTGATCTATCTGGGTATCAAGACCTGGCGCAGCGCCGATAGCGATATGCGCACCGAAGGACGTCCGGACGCAGATAGCGCCTGGGCGCGCTTTCGCATCGGCATCTTGGTTGCCCTCTCCAATCCCAAGGCCATCCTGTTCGGCGTGGTGTTCTTCCCGCAATTCCTGGATCGTAACCAGCCCTTCGCCGCGCAGGCCAGCATCCTGCTGCTGAGTTTTATCGTGATCGAAACCGGTTGGATGTGCATCTACGCCAGCGGCGGCGCCCAATTGGCGCAATGGCTGAAGCGGGGACGACGCATGCAATGGTTCAATCGTGCCGCCGGCGGGGCCTTTGTCGGCGCCGGTCTGCTGCTGGGAACATTCCGGAGATAA
- the grxD gene encoding Grx4 family monothiol glutaredoxin, whose product MSTQEKIRQTVTENPVVLYMKGTPTFPQCGFSAKATSILKACEVSFHPVNVLIDDEIRQGIKEYANWPTIPQLYINGEFIGGSDIIGEMYQSGELQKLLEPLKG is encoded by the coding sequence ATGAGTACCCAGGAAAAGATTCGTCAAACCGTGACCGAAAACCCGGTCGTGTTGTACATGAAGGGTACCCCGACCTTTCCGCAGTGCGGTTTTTCCGCCAAGGCAACCAGCATTCTGAAGGCCTGCGAGGTGTCGTTCCATCCCGTCAACGTCCTGATCGACGATGAAATCCGCCAAGGCATCAAGGAATACGCCAACTGGCCGACCATTCCGCAGCTCTATATCAACGGTGAATTCATCGGCGGTTCGGACATCATCGGTGAGATGTACCAATCGGGCGAGCTGCAAAAGCTGCTCGAACCGCTGAAGGGCTGA
- a CDS encoding methylated-DNA--[protein]-cysteine S-methyltransferase, with protein MKRDLAWDGIPSPFGDMVGVVDETGALLSLSFGPDAVAAAERRGAQWQAARLVEVRRQLGSYLAGELRRFSLPLAAPGTPFQREVWAALCEIPYGETRSYGELARALGQPGAARAVGRANATNPIGLVVPCHRVIGADGSLTGYAAGLPRKQALLRFEQAHQPYLTGTLPLFPED; from the coding sequence ATGAAGAGGGATCTTGCCTGGGACGGTATTCCCTCGCCATTTGGCGACATGGTGGGTGTGGTCGATGAGACGGGCGCTTTGTTGAGCCTGAGTTTCGGGCCGGACGCGGTCGCCGCGGCAGAGCGGCGCGGTGCCCAATGGCAAGCGGCCAGGCTGGTGGAAGTGCGGCGGCAGCTGGGATCCTACCTGGCGGGAGAGCTACGCCGCTTCAGCCTGCCCTTGGCGGCACCCGGAACACCTTTTCAGCGGGAAGTATGGGCGGCGCTGTGCGAGATACCCTATGGCGAAACCCGCAGCTATGGCGAGTTGGCGCGTGCGCTGGGCCAGCCGGGGGCGGCGCGCGCCGTGGGTCGTGCCAATGCCACCAACCCTATCGGCCTGGTAGTGCCCTGCCATCGGGTAATCGGCGCGGACGGCTCGCTGACCGGGTATGCCGCCGGCTTGCCGCGTAAGCAAGCCTTATTGCGTTTCGAGCAAGCCCACCAGCCTTACCTTACCGGCACGCTGCCGCTTTTTCCGGAAGACTAG
- a CDS encoding DNA-3-methyladenine glycosylase 2 — protein sequence MDSVSLYQQLLTRDSRFDGRFLSGLAAAGRYCLPSCATPPAPFEQLGFFRNEAQARKAGLQPCEYCRPDLFYQGTPFDEQRYEAVLQSLHSDAPGARMAELARQVGLTQQRLDQLCRRHGHLPAAALLLRYRLEWAQRRLMQVAAPIETVAAAAGFADGAAFQHDFLQAFALAPQAYRDLPAGSQFCLSLPADYRATEVLAYLGRDGDGPAERLRGNSVTKAVLLHGRPVRLCMRIEAETAHCEVLGEVAPDMMVAAHHMALRCLGLAERPTLPDGQARTADAKRLLAIRPGLCLPLSGTVFEALVWAIVGQQVNLTFAAKLRRVVIELAGREAGDGMLAHPDIAAVAALDPAVLHGRQFSRSKAEYLVGTARYLLEHGWDMEALSRQSAPAMLRRLTAIRGIGPWTAQYTLMRGAGFGDCVPVGDAGLVLALQRFFALPQRPDAEQTLQLMEGFAPWRSLATAHLWASLQEAA from the coding sequence ATGGATTCCGTCTCCCTGTATCAGCAGCTATTGACCCGCGATAGCCGTTTTGACGGCCGTTTCCTCAGCGGCCTCGCCGCTGCCGGCCGCTACTGCCTACCTTCGTGCGCGACCCCGCCGGCTCCCTTCGAGCAGCTTGGTTTCTTCCGCAACGAAGCGCAGGCACGCAAAGCCGGCTTGCAGCCCTGCGAGTACTGCCGGCCCGATCTGTTCTACCAGGGCACGCCCTTTGATGAGCAACGCTACGAGGCGGTATTGCAAAGTCTGCATAGCGACGCACCTGGCGCACGGATGGCCGAATTGGCCCGCCAGGTGGGATTGACGCAGCAGCGGCTGGACCAATTATGCCGGCGGCACGGCCATCTACCGGCTGCGGCACTTTTGCTGCGCTATCGGCTGGAATGGGCGCAGCGCCGTCTGATGCAAGTGGCTGCGCCGATCGAAACGGTCGCGGCGGCGGCGGGTTTTGCCGATGGGGCGGCTTTCCAGCATGATTTTCTGCAAGCTTTTGCCTTGGCGCCGCAGGCCTACCGCGATCTGCCCGCCGGGAGCCAATTCTGCCTGTCGCTTCCCGCCGATTACCGTGCAACCGAAGTATTGGCCTATCTGGGGCGCGATGGCGACGGGCCGGCGGAACGCCTGCGGGGCAATAGCGTGACCAAGGCGGTATTGCTGCATGGCAGGCCGGTACGCCTGTGCATGCGGATCGAGGCGGAGACCGCCCACTGCGAGGTATTGGGCGAGGTCGCGCCGGATATGATGGTGGCGGCACACCATATGGCCCTGCGCTGCCTGGGTTTGGCCGAGCGGCCGACGCTGCCGGATGGCCAGGCACGCACAGCGGACGCAAAGCGTTTGTTGGCCATCCGACCGGGATTATGCCTGCCCTTGAGCGGCACGGTATTCGAGGCTTTGGTCTGGGCCATCGTGGGCCAACAGGTGAACCTGACCTTCGCGGCCAAGTTGCGGCGGGTGGTGATCGAGCTGGCCGGGCGGGAGGCCGGTGACGGCATGCTTGCGCATCCCGATATCGCCGCGGTGGCCGCGCTGGACCCCGCCGTATTGCACGGCCGCCAATTCTCCCGCTCCAAGGCCGAATACCTGGTGGGTACCGCGCGCTATCTGCTTGAACACGGCTGGGATATGGAGGCTTTATCGCGGCAATCGGCCCCTGCCATGCTGCGCCGTTTGACGGCTATTCGCGGCATCGGGCCCTGGACGGCCCAGTACACGCTGATGCGCGGCGCGGGATTCGGCGACTGCGTGCCGGTCGGCGATGCCGGGCTGGTATTGGCATTGCAACGCTTCTTCGCCCTACCGCAGCGCCCGGATGCTGAACAGACCTTGCAACTGATGGAGGGTTTCGCACCCTGGCGCAGCCTGGCAACGGCACATCTGTGGGCAAGCTTGCAGGAGGCCGCATGA